A genome region from Magnolia sinica isolate HGM2019 chromosome 8, MsV1, whole genome shotgun sequence includes the following:
- the LOC131253494 gene encoding putative wall-associated receptor kinase-like 16, whose product MALYLLLQLFWLATTVASQPPVTTKPSCPDKCGNVHIPYPFGIGDGCNIGLGGFNFSCNDTFHPPKPFKGRLEVLDISLLSGLMRVSSRIMWKCYEGTGEWNSNAPVGMQLAKGNSFTYSETHNKFTAIGCDTYGYIKGLSGRNFTSGCISFCSDTNSVINGSCSGIGCCQTDIPKGFKYFKLALGSISEHMDVWSFNPCSFAFLADQNNFSFQPSDLNGHKFWDRSKTVPVVLDWAIGNESCEKAQYSPNFACVSENSHCYNSTNGLGYRCNCTEGYQGNPYLPGGCLDINECEEDQVEKLCEHDCINLPGNYSCSCREGYHGLNLDQRQCIKDANEFPVVAVVLGIGLGLLFLLFGIRWSHRMWRERKLVKLKEKFFQQNGGLLLQEKMSCHQTFAETFKIFSLDELKKATDNYHESRIIGQGGQGTVYKGILPDQRIVAIKKSKIVDKTQIKLFINEVHILFQINHRNVVKLLGCCLEAEVPLLVYEFISNKTLSHHIHDKSHGSSISWENRLRIAAEAAGALYYLHSSTMTPIFHRDVKSANILLDDSLTAKVSDFGTSIFAQLDQSQLAMLVPCTRGYLDPECLVTGQLTEKSDVYSFGVVLMELLTGKKPDSSTPSKEIRTPLMYFLLSMKENRLFEVLEEQVRNEGEHEQLMAVAQLARRCLKLKGEDRPTMKEVVMELESLRGSYEHPWNPKNYEETEILLAEPMEGNASNATNEYSTDSHFVTAMEMATFQLR is encoded by the exons atggcttTGTATCTGTTGCTTCAGCTCTTCTGGCTAGCAACAACAGTGGCATCACAACCTCCAGTAACAACCAAGCCCAGCTGCCCCGACAAATGCGGGAATGTTCACATTCCCTACCCGTTTGGTATCGGTGATGGCTGCAACATTGGCCTAGGAGGCTTCAATTTCTCCTGCAACGACACTTTTCACCCTCCAAAACCATTTAAGGGTAGGCTTGAGGTTCTAGACATATCATTACTGTCAGGCCTAATGAGAGTTTCATCCCGTATAATGTGGAAGTGTTATGAAGGGACAGGAGAATGGAACTCCAACGCTCCGGTTGGGATGCAATTGGCTAAAGGGAACTCGTTCACGTACTCAGAAACCCATAACAAATTCACAGCCATTGGTTGCGATACCTACGGCTACATCAAAGGTTTATCGGGCCGCAACTTCACGAGTGGTTGTATTTCATTTTGCAGTGACACTAACAGCGTGATCAACGGCTCTTGCTCTGGTATAGGATGTTGCCAAACCGACATCCCAAAAGGTTTCAAGTATTTCAAACTGGCTCTTGGGAGCATCTCTGAGCATATGGATGTCTGGAGTTTCAATCCCTGCAGCTTCGCCTTTCTGGCGGATCAAAATAATTTCAGCTTCCAACCATCGGACCTGAACGGACACAAATTTTGGGATAGAAGCAAGACCGTTCCAGTGGTGCTTGACTGGGCTATTGGAAACGAATCATGCGAGAAAGCACAGTACTCACCCAACTTCGCTTGTGTGAGTGAGAATAGCCACTGCTACAACTCGACTAACGGCCTCGGTTACCGGTGCAACTGCACTGAAGGTTACCAAGGAAATCCTTATCTCCCTGGAGGGTGCCTAG ATATCAACGAATGTGAGGAGGATCAAGTGGAGAAGCTTTGTGAACATGATTGCATAAATTTGCCAGGAAATTATTCTTGTTCCTGTCGAGAGGGATACCATGGACTCAACCTTGATCAGAGACAATGCATTAAAGACGCAAATGAATTTCCAGTGGTCGCTGTTGTTCTAG GAATCGGGTTAGGCCTCTTGTTTCTACTCTTTGGTATTCGTTGGTCGCATCGAATGTGGAGGGAAAGAAAACTCGTCAAACTCAAAGAAAAATTCTTTCAGCAAAATGGAGGTTTGTTGCTACAGGAAAAGATGTCTTGCCACCAAACATTTGCCGAGACATTCAAGATctttagcttagatgagttaaaAAAGGCAACCGATAACTACCATGAGAGCCGAATTATAGGACAGGGAGGTCAAGGTACAGTTTATAAAGGAATTTTACCGGATCAGAGAATAGTTGCCATTAAAAAGTCCAAAATAGTGGACAAGACCCAAATCAAGCTGTTTATAAATGAGGTACACATCTTATTCCAGATCAACCATAGAAATGTGGTGAAGCTCTTGGGGTGCTGTTTAGAGGCGGAAGTTCCCTTATTAGTATATGAATTTATTTCCAATAAAACCCTTTCTCACCATATCCATGACAAGAGCCATGGGTCATCAATTTCCTGGGAAAACCGTCTAAGGATTGCTGCAGAAGCTGCAGGAGCACTTTACTATTTGCACTCTTCAACCATGACACCAATCTTCCACAGAGACGTCAAGTCTGCAAACATACTCTTGGATGATAGTTTAACGGCAAAAGTGTCTGACTTTGGAACATCTATATTCGCACAGTTGGATCAGTCTCAACTTGCCATGCTAGTGCCTTGCACGCGAGGGTACTTAGACCCGGAGTGCCTTGTTACAGGCCAACTAACAGAAAAGAGCGATGTATATAGTTTTGGAGTAGTTCTTATGGAGCTCTTGACAGGGAAGAAGCCTGATTCTTCCACTCCATCCAAAGAAATAAGGACTCCgctcatgtatttccttttatcgATGAAAGAGAATCGCCTCTTTGAGGTTTTGGAAGAACAAGTTCGGAACGAAGGGGAACATGAACAGCTCATGGCAGTTGCTCAGCTTGCTAGGAGATGCTTGAAACTTAAGGGGGAAGACCGGCCTACAATGAAGGAAGTGGTGATGGAGCTCGAATCGCTTAGAGGGTCTTATGAACATCCTTGGAATCCAAAGAATTATGAAGAGACTGAGATCTTGCTAGCCGAACCTATGGAAGGTAATGCTAGCAATGCGACCAACGAATACAGTACAGATAGCCACTTTGTAACAGCAATGGAGATGGCCACATTTCAATTACGATAG
- the LOC131253493 gene encoding aspartate--tRNA ligase, chloroplastic/mitochondrial-like, with translation MLSNIRFWLSAETEQTRYLPRALVEGFSCRPLNSSIYRYQYLDIRQWPMLSNLLLQHSVVKLIRQYLEDVHDFVEIETTILSRSTPEGARDYLVPSRVQAIVGSVRDCWLHTYGVYSSG, from the exons ATGTTATCAAACATTAGATTTTGGCTATCTGCAGAAACAGAACAGACGAGATACTTGCCACGAGCTTTGGTCGAGGGTTTCTCTTGCCGTCCTTTAAACTCATCTATTTACAG ATATCAATACCTTGATATACGCCAGTGGCCAATGCTCTCCAACCTTTTGTTGCAGCATAGTGTGGTTAAGCTCATCCGACAGTATCTAGAGGATGTGCATGATTTTGTGGAG ATTGAGACTACAATCCTATCTAGATCTACACCTGAAGGTGCTCGAGATTACCTTGTACCTTCACGAGTTCAA GCAATTGTTGGGAGTGTACGCGATTGCTGGTTGCACACATATGGTGTTTATAGCTCTGGTTGA